From a single Kitasatospora azatica KCTC 9699 genomic region:
- a CDS encoding aminoglycoside phosphotransferase family protein, giving the protein MYSSATSPTAPRTGTAQRPPSSVAVRRPVAKPALPARPAGRIEAPGFVPRAGERLLRPRTPQSAPGTLGAGQAGNWGKVDTAALGTPAVKAALAHITRICPAFSARQVLRADGAHILITGLIGRTPVVAKCLSPQAVQADRRGVLVERFRREVAVYRAFVRHRPPVRMPRLVAADHDRCVLVMERIPGRPAALERHPANAPTPGEVRAILGAVRGLNLWRPPTDVFQQPLDYQWEISRYHSVGQLTDRDAGDLRQLLHGLAHTGWQLNHGDALLSNIMLAPSGPVLLDWEQAGWYLPGYDLAVLWSVLSGDTAARRQISQVAQLGGTLARDAFLVNLVLVLMRELRIYDVPGAGEEQRLMIRRLYEDAALARRAVRAAVGTR; this is encoded by the coding sequence ATGTACTCCTCAGCGACTTCCCCCACCGCGCCCCGGACCGGCACCGCCCAGCGGCCGCCGTCCTCCGTGGCGGTCCGCCGGCCCGTGGCGAAGCCTGCGTTGCCTGCCCGTCCCGCCGGGCGGATCGAGGCGCCCGGATTCGTTCCGCGCGCCGGTGAGCGCCTGCTGCGCCCCCGTACACCGCAGTCCGCTCCCGGCACCCTCGGCGCCGGCCAGGCCGGCAACTGGGGGAAGGTCGACACCGCCGCGCTCGGCACCCCCGCCGTGAAGGCCGCGCTGGCCCACATCACGCGGATATGTCCCGCCTTCTCGGCGCGCCAGGTGCTGCGCGCGGACGGGGCGCACATCCTGATCACCGGGCTGATCGGGCGCACCCCCGTGGTCGCCAAGTGCCTCTCGCCGCAGGCGGTGCAGGCCGACCGCCGCGGGGTCCTGGTGGAGCGCTTCCGCCGCGAGGTGGCGGTCTACCGGGCCTTCGTCCGGCACCGCCCGCCGGTCCGGATGCCCCGCCTGGTGGCCGCCGACCACGACCGCTGCGTGCTGGTGATGGAGCGGATCCCCGGCCGCCCGGCGGCACTCGAGCGCCACCCGGCCAACGCTCCGACCCCGGGCGAGGTCCGTGCCATCCTGGGCGCCGTGCGCGGGCTCAACCTGTGGCGCCCGCCGACCGACGTGTTCCAGCAGCCGCTGGACTACCAGTGGGAGATCAGCCGCTACCACTCGGTCGGCCAGCTGACCGACCGGGACGCCGGGGACCTGCGCCAGCTGCTGCACGGCCTGGCGCACACCGGCTGGCAGCTGAACCACGGCGACGCGCTGCTGAGCAACATCATGCTGGCCCCGTCGGGACCGGTGCTGCTCGACTGGGAGCAGGCCGGCTGGTACCTGCCGGGCTACGACCTGGCGGTGCTGTGGAGCGTGCTGTCCGGCGACACCGCCGCGCGCCGGCAGATCAGCCAGGTCGCCCAGCTCGGCGGCACGCTGGCCCGGGACGCCTTCCTGGTCAACCTGGTCCTGGTGCTGATGCGCGAGCTGCGGATCTACGACGTGCCGGGGGCCGGCGAGGAGCAGCGGCTGATGATCCGTCGGCTGTACGAGGACGCGGCGCTGGCCCGGCGCGCGGTGCGGGCCGCAGTGGGCACCCGCTGA
- a CDS encoding acyl-CoA dehydrogenase family protein, translating into MSTRTASPSSTGPSALAEALAKLPRVVDLLAARAEEHDRDATFPYQGVEAVHEAGLLTLTVGQRYGGPAATLADTVQVLAELGRGDASVALLTAFTLLLHAEQDRTALWPAGVYRRLLTESRRGPALVNTVGADPARSLPAADGLPVLARRDGGDWLLTGRASGCAGAEALAWAVVQAVTDEPEPRVGAFLVRGESPGLEVDPVWEQLGLRAAAGHDLSFTEVPVPAELALALRPQDAEPGPAAALGTAWRDLSLAAVQLGVGRAARDWLVGFLSRRTPGNPVGAVAGPVAAPVAGAVVEPLGTLPRYQAALGELETALIGAEELLVGLAARIDAGDQGAVGRTGPAYLLATRAVVDSVQAAVELTGSQGLSRRHPLERHLRDALSGRPHGRCPQTVLEAAGLAALARAGRPQKPSFQQPVRKQA; encoded by the coding sequence ATGAGCACCCGCACCGCCAGCCCGTCATCCACCGGCCCGTCGGCCCTCGCCGAGGCGCTGGCCAAGCTGCCCCGGGTGGTCGACCTGCTGGCCGCCCGGGCCGAGGAGCACGACCGCGACGCCACCTTCCCGTACCAGGGCGTCGAGGCGGTGCACGAGGCCGGACTGCTCACCCTGACGGTCGGTCAGCGCTACGGCGGCCCCGCCGCCACGCTCGCCGACACCGTCCAGGTGCTCGCCGAACTCGGCCGCGGCGACGCCTCGGTGGCGCTGCTGACCGCCTTCACCCTGCTGCTGCACGCCGAGCAGGACCGCACCGCGCTCTGGCCGGCCGGCGTCTACCGTCGCCTGCTGACCGAGTCCCGGCGCGGCCCGGCGCTGGTCAACACGGTGGGCGCGGACCCGGCGCGGAGCCTCCCGGCGGCGGACGGCCTCCCGGTGCTCGCCCGGCGGGACGGCGGTGACTGGCTGCTGACCGGCCGCGCGAGCGGCTGCGCCGGTGCCGAGGCGCTCGCCTGGGCGGTGGTGCAGGCCGTCACGGACGAGCCGGAACCACGGGTCGGCGCCTTCCTGGTCCGGGGCGAGAGCCCCGGGCTGGAGGTCGACCCGGTCTGGGAACAGCTGGGCCTGCGGGCCGCCGCCGGCCACGACCTGAGCTTCACCGAGGTGCCGGTGCCGGCCGAACTGGCGCTCGCCCTGCGCCCGCAGGACGCCGAGCCGGGGCCGGCGGCCGCACTCGGCACGGCCTGGCGGGACCTGTCGCTCGCGGCGGTCCAGCTCGGCGTGGGCCGGGCCGCGCGGGACTGGCTGGTGGGCTTCCTGAGCCGGCGCACGCCGGGGAACCCGGTCGGAGCCGTGGCCGGACCTGTGGCCGCGCCCGTGGCCGGAGCCGTGGTCGAACCGCTGGGGACGCTGCCGCGCTACCAGGCCGCGCTCGGCGAGCTGGAGACCGCGCTGATCGGCGCCGAGGAGCTGCTGGTGGGCCTGGCCGCGCGGATCGACGCGGGGGACCAGGGTGCGGTGGGCCGGACCGGACCGGCGTACCTGCTGGCCACCCGGGCGGTGGTGGACTCGGTGCAGGCCGCGGTGGAGCTCACCGGCAGCCAGGGACTGAGCCGGCGTCACCCGCTGGAGCGTCACCTGCGCGACGCGCTGAGCGGGCGACCGCACGGGCGCTGCCCGCAGACGGTGCTGGAGGCCGCCGGGCTGGCCGCCCTGGCGCGTGCGGGGCGGCCCCAGAAGCCGTCGTTCCAGCAGCCGGTCCGCAAGCAGGCCTGA
- a CDS encoding DUF397 domain-containing protein: MSPGDTADQSAEAATVPPARKPKLDTTGAEWLSAKQEDGSPGDVQIAFVDGYIAMRDGRFPDGPVLVFTPEEWRAFVLGAQDGEFDLT; this comes from the coding sequence ATCAGCCCCGGGGACACCGCCGACCAGAGCGCGGAGGCCGCGACGGTCCCGCCGGCCCGCAAGCCCAAGCTGGACACCACGGGGGCCGAGTGGCTCTCCGCCAAGCAGGAGGACGGCTCCCCGGGCGACGTGCAGATCGCCTTCGTGGACGGGTACATCGCGATGCGCGACGGGCGGTTCCCGGACGGGCCGGTGCTGGTCTTCACCCCGGAGGAGTGGCGGGCCTTCGTGCTCGGCGCCCAGGACGGCGAGTTCGACCTGACCTGA
- a CDS encoding PTS-dependent dihydroxyacetone kinase phosphotransferase subunit DhaM has protein sequence MAQITPRGGMGADVIPIGEAPSAARVPSQAPVRTAALGRVGVVLVSHSRDLAQDVADLAQAMAQTEDPSAVAATGGNPGDGLGSSALLIAAAARRVDQGHGVAVLADLPAAVQTVLSVLAAADEHGLPFPVRFADAPFVEGAVAAVLTASAGGDLAAVVDAAEETYRQRKV, from the coding sequence ATGGCACAGATCACCCCGCGAGGCGGGATGGGCGCGGACGTCATCCCGATCGGGGAGGCGCCCTCCGCGGCCCGGGTGCCGAGCCAGGCGCCGGTCCGCACCGCCGCCCTGGGCCGGGTCGGGGTGGTGCTGGTCTCGCACAGCCGGGACCTGGCGCAGGACGTGGCCGACCTGGCCCAGGCGATGGCGCAGACCGAGGACCCGTCGGCGGTGGCGGCCACCGGCGGGAACCCCGGCGACGGCCTGGGCAGCAGCGCGCTGCTGATCGCGGCGGCGGCCCGCCGGGTGGACCAGGGGCACGGCGTGGCGGTGCTGGCCGACCTGCCGGCCGCCGTCCAGACGGTGCTCTCGGTACTGGCGGCGGCCGACGAGCACGGGTTGCCGTTTCCGGTGCGGTTCGCCGACGCACCGTTCGTGGAGGGCGCGGTGGCGGCAGTGCTGACGGCCTCGGCCGGCGGGGACCTGGCGGCCGTGGTGGACGCGGCCGAGGAGACCTACCGCCAGCGGAAGGTGTGA
- a CDS encoding polysaccharide deacetylase family protein, with the protein MPRSDATTPDLTTAVDLAAQLATATATAATAPGPAPAHASSQSAALAPDRLAHWLSHSPAQPLFRAHAARRLAVLAYRRVTDQRAFGAQLDRLCQVAVPISLPALEQAVSEGRPLPQRSVLITFDDADRDVLEHALPALTARGLPAVAFVVTELVGTDRPSWRDEAAFLLGHGGQARALRADGLRGRLEQLATLPDPDRRRSLHELRVSSPVMAPRRERLTALDLRRLVAGRVAVGSQSLGEPELRRCDDATVRAEIHTAHQQLTGWLGAAPTAFAYPGGEHDPRAAALLADLGYRAAFLTDHRLSPRLPREALHISRLEVDATADQPHFEAILSGLHPALTRWRGQ; encoded by the coding sequence GTGCCGCGATCGGACGCCACTACACCTGACCTGACGACCGCCGTTGACCTGGCCGCGCAGCTTGCCACCGCAACCGCCACCGCTGCGACCGCTCCCGGGCCGGCGCCCGCCCACGCCTCGTCGCAGTCCGCCGCGCTCGCCCCGGACCGGCTGGCGCACTGGCTCAGCCACTCCCCCGCCCAGCCGCTCTTCCGGGCCCACGCGGCCCGCCGCCTGGCCGTCCTCGCCTACCGCCGGGTGACCGACCAGCGGGCCTTCGGCGCCCAGTTGGACCGCCTCTGCCAGGTCGCCGTGCCGATCTCGCTGCCCGCCCTGGAACAGGCCGTCTCCGAGGGCCGGCCGCTGCCCCAGCGCAGCGTGCTGATCACCTTCGACGACGCCGACCGGGACGTCCTGGAGCACGCGCTGCCCGCGCTGACCGCCCGTGGGCTGCCCGCCGTGGCCTTCGTGGTGACCGAACTGGTCGGCACCGACCGGCCGTCCTGGCGGGACGAGGCGGCCTTCCTGCTCGGCCACGGCGGCCAGGCCCGGGCGCTGCGCGCGGACGGACTGCGCGGGCGGCTCGAACAGCTCGCCACCCTCCCCGACCCGGACCGGCGGCGCAGCCTGCACGAACTGCGGGTGAGCAGCCCCGTCATGGCCCCCAGGCGCGAGCGGCTGACCGCGCTCGACCTGCGCCGTCTGGTGGCCGGGCGGGTGGCGGTCGGCAGCCAGAGCCTGGGCGAGCCCGAGCTGCGGCGCTGTGACGACGCCACGGTGCGGGCGGAGATCCACACCGCGCACCAGCAGCTGACCGGCTGGCTGGGGGCCGCGCCCACGGCCTTCGCCTACCCCGGCGGCGAGCACGACCCGCGTGCGGCCGCGCTGCTGGCCGACCTGGGCTACCGCGCCGCATTCCTGACCGACCACCGGCTCAGCCCGCGGTTGCCCCGGGAGGCGCTGCACATCAGCCGTCTGGAGGTTGACGCCACCGCCGACCAGCCGCACTTCGAGGCGATCCTCTCCGGCCTGCACCCGGCGCTGACCCGCTGGCGCGGGCAGTGA
- a CDS encoding glutamate racemase produces MKIALVDSGIGLLPAATALRNLRPDADLVISCDPEGMPWGPRTPADLTEHALACARAAAAHRPDVLVVACNTATVHALDALRAELEPGIPVIGTVPAIKPAARAGGRVAIWATPATTGSAYQRGLIAEFGGEAEITEVPCPGLADAVEQADEAAMARTIAAAAALTPAGTTEIVLGCTHYELVADRIRAAVAATADPALTLHGSAGAVAAQALRRVPTESLARAGTGTLTVLLTGRPGPLPAAAAGYPEGRALLAAAGATETVTATV; encoded by the coding sequence ATGAAGATCGCACTGGTTGACTCCGGAATCGGCCTGCTGCCGGCGGCCACCGCGCTGCGGAACCTGCGGCCCGACGCGGATCTGGTGATCTCCTGCGACCCCGAGGGCATGCCCTGGGGTCCGCGCACGCCGGCGGATCTCACCGAGCACGCGCTGGCGTGCGCCCGCGCCGCGGCCGCGCACCGGCCCGACGTGCTGGTGGTGGCCTGCAACACCGCGACCGTGCACGCGCTGGACGCTCTGCGGGCAGAACTGGAGCCCGGTATTCCGGTGATCGGCACGGTGCCCGCGATCAAGCCGGCCGCCCGGGCCGGCGGACGGGTGGCGATCTGGGCCACCCCGGCCACCACCGGCAGCGCCTACCAGCGAGGCCTGATCGCGGAGTTCGGCGGCGAGGCGGAGATCACCGAGGTGCCCTGCCCCGGACTCGCCGACGCGGTCGAGCAGGCCGACGAGGCCGCCATGGCGCGGACCATCGCCGCCGCCGCCGCGCTCACCCCCGCCGGCACCACGGAGATCGTGCTGGGCTGCACGCACTACGAGCTGGTCGCCGACCGGATCCGGGCCGCCGTCGCGGCCACCGCCGATCCGGCGCTGACCCTGCACGGCTCGGCCGGCGCGGTCGCCGCCCAGGCACTGCGCCGGGTGCCCACCGAAAGCCTCGCCCGCGCCGGCACCGGCACCCTCACCGTCCTGCTCACCGGCCGGCCCGGCCCGCTCCCGGCCGCCGCCGCAGGCTACCCCGAGGGACGCGCGCTGCTGGCGGCAGCCGGGGCCACCGAGACGGTGACGGCCACCGTCTGA
- a CDS encoding glycosyltransferase, whose protein sequence is MTLLLWVTGLSLLCWLWLAVGQGFFWRTDLRLPPNRPEPGHWPEVAVVVPARDEAEVLPLSLPGLLAQKYPGRARVILVDDHSSDGTAEVARRLAAGGGLPLTVSTPPPLPAGWTGKLWAVRHGVELAGQAELLFLTDADIAHGPDTLAALVAGAEAGRLDLVSQMARLRTDTAWERLIVPAFVYFFAQLYPFRWSNRPGGRTAAAAGGCSLVRRTALERAGGVEVIRGAVIDDVSLARAVKRTGGRTWLGLAERDPESTVLSVRPYVGLGPLWRMVSRSAYAQLRHSPLLLLGTVLGLSLIYLVPPAAALAGAVTGGPAVLALGLAGWAVMTGTYLPMTRYYGRSPLAALLLPFTALLYLLMTVDSAVQHYRGRGAAWKGRTY, encoded by the coding sequence GTGACATTGCTGCTGTGGGTGACCGGACTGTCGCTGCTCTGCTGGCTCTGGCTGGCCGTCGGGCAAGGGTTCTTCTGGCGCACCGATCTGCGCCTGCCGCCGAACCGGCCGGAGCCCGGGCACTGGCCCGAGGTCGCGGTGGTGGTGCCGGCTCGGGACGAGGCCGAGGTGCTCCCGCTGAGCCTGCCCGGGCTGCTCGCGCAGAAGTACCCGGGACGGGCCCGGGTGATCCTGGTGGACGACCACAGCTCGGACGGCACCGCCGAGGTCGCTCGCCGGCTCGCCGCCGGGGGCGGCCTGCCGCTCACCGTCAGCACCCCGCCCCCGCTGCCCGCCGGGTGGACCGGCAAGCTCTGGGCGGTGCGGCACGGGGTCGAACTCGCCGGCCAGGCCGAGCTGCTCTTCCTCACCGACGCCGACATCGCGCACGGCCCGGACACGCTGGCCGCGCTGGTGGCCGGCGCCGAGGCCGGCCGCCTCGACCTGGTCTCGCAGATGGCCCGGCTGCGCACCGACACCGCCTGGGAGCGGCTGATCGTGCCGGCCTTCGTCTACTTCTTCGCCCAGCTCTACCCGTTCCGCTGGAGCAACCGGCCGGGCGGCCGGACGGCGGCGGCCGCCGGCGGCTGCTCGCTGGTGCGCCGCACCGCGCTGGAGCGGGCCGGCGGCGTCGAGGTGATCCGCGGCGCGGTGATCGACGACGTGTCACTCGCCCGCGCGGTCAAGCGCACCGGCGGCCGGACCTGGCTTGGCCTGGCCGAGCGCGACCCCGAGTCGACCGTGCTGAGCGTGCGCCCGTACGTCGGCCTGGGCCCGCTGTGGCGGATGGTCTCGCGCAGCGCGTACGCCCAGCTGCGGCACTCACCGCTCCTGCTGCTGGGGACGGTGCTCGGCCTGTCGCTGATCTACCTGGTGCCGCCAGCGGCCGCCCTCGCCGGTGCCGTCACCGGCGGGCCGGCGGTGCTCGCCCTCGGCCTGGCCGGCTGGGCCGTGATGACCGGGACCTACCTCCCGATGACCCGCTACTACGGCCGCTCGCCACTGGCCGCGCTGCTGCTGCCGTTCACCGCGCTGCTGTACCTGCTGATGACGGTGGACTCGGCGGTTCAGCACTATCGCGGCCGTGGCGCGGCCTGGAAGGGCCGCACCTACTGA
- a CDS encoding alpha/beta fold hydrolase encodes MAELRIPRVHHRHVEIDGLRIFYREAGPADAPTLLLLHGFPASSHQYARLIDALGADYHLVAPDYPGFGRSDSPDPAEFRYSFDALAEVIEGFCEQLGLDRFVLYAFDFGAPVGFRLAARHPEWITGLVVQNGNAYAEGLSATAQQMIANRPGVPGAAERVREILTLPVTRSQYEGGAGDPTLISPDGWTMDQHFLDLPGRKAIQVELALDYHSNVESYPRWQEWLRTHRPPALILWGRNDPFFLEPGARAYLRDLPEAELHILDTGHFALEETLPETAPLIADFLAKLGG; translated from the coding sequence ATGGCCGAGCTGCGGATACCGCGTGTCCACCACCGCCACGTCGAGATCGACGGCCTGCGGATCTTCTACCGCGAGGCCGGCCCGGCCGACGCGCCGACCCTGCTCCTGCTGCACGGCTTCCCGGCCTCCTCGCACCAGTACGCGCGCCTGATCGACGCGCTCGGCGCGGACTACCACCTGGTCGCCCCGGACTACCCCGGCTTCGGACGCAGCGACAGCCCCGACCCGGCCGAGTTCCGGTACAGCTTCGACGCGCTCGCCGAGGTGATCGAGGGCTTCTGCGAGCAGCTCGGCCTCGACCGTTTCGTGCTCTACGCCTTCGACTTCGGCGCCCCGGTCGGTTTCCGGCTCGCGGCTCGGCACCCGGAGTGGATCACCGGACTGGTGGTGCAGAACGGCAACGCCTACGCCGAAGGCCTCTCCGCGACGGCGCAGCAGATGATCGCCAACCGCCCGGGCGTCCCGGGCGCGGCCGAGCGGGTCCGCGAGATCCTCACCCTGCCGGTCACCCGCAGCCAGTACGAGGGCGGCGCCGGCGATCCGACCCTGATCAGCCCGGACGGCTGGACCATGGACCAGCACTTCCTCGACCTGCCGGGCCGCAAGGCGATCCAGGTCGAACTCGCGCTGGACTACCACAGCAACGTCGAGAGCTACCCGCGCTGGCAGGAGTGGCTGCGCACGCACCGGCCACCGGCGCTGATCCTCTGGGGCCGTAACGACCCCTTCTTCCTGGAACCCGGTGCCCGCGCCTACCTGCGCGACCTGCCCGAGGCCGAGCTGCACATCCTGGACACCGGGCACTTCGCGCTGGAGGAGACGCTGCCCGAGACCGCGCCCCTGATCGCCGACTTCCTGGCCAAGCTGGGTGGGTAG
- a CDS encoding thiol:disulfide interchange protein DsbA/DsbL produces the protein MKPLTRAVVLVVSVACALGSVPAAADGRYVSLRHPQQVSASAQREVVEVFWYGCYHSELLEQPLEQWAARQPSDVVLRRIPAVWPGGPEQRVQTAHARLYFTLEKLGQVDRLQRAVFRAVRGEGADLGSEAAAAGWAERQGVDRRQFTAAYESEQVRREVEQAPDDLVRYETTELPSLVVQGRYQTSPTAAGGVEAIPGVLDQLLAQVRSTSH, from the coding sequence ATGAAGCCCCTGACCCGTGCCGTTGTCCTGGTGGTGTCCGTCGCCTGCGCCCTGGGCTCGGTGCCCGCCGCCGCGGACGGACGGTATGTCAGCCTGCGCCATCCGCAGCAGGTGAGCGCGTCGGCCCAGCGCGAGGTGGTCGAGGTCTTCTGGTACGGGTGCTACCACTCCGAGCTGCTGGAGCAGCCGTTGGAGCAGTGGGCCGCCCGCCAGCCCTCCGATGTGGTGCTGCGCCGGATCCCGGCGGTCTGGCCGGGAGGTCCGGAGCAGAGGGTGCAGACCGCGCACGCCAGGCTCTACTTCACGCTGGAGAAGCTCGGTCAGGTGGACCGGCTGCAGCGGGCCGTGTTCCGGGCGGTCCGCGGCGAGGGGGCGGACCTCGGCAGCGAGGCGGCGGCCGCCGGCTGGGCGGAGCGCCAGGGGGTGGACCGGCGGCAGTTCACCGCCGCGTACGAGTCCGAGCAGGTGCGCCGCGAGGTCGAGCAGGCGCCCGACGACCTGGTCAGGTACGAGACCACCGAGCTGCCCAGCCTGGTGGTGCAGGGCCGCTACCAGACCTCGCCCACGGCGGCGGGCGGGGTGGAGGCGATCCCGGGTGTGCTGGACCAACTGCTGGCGCAGGTCCGGTCGACGAGCCACTGA
- a CDS encoding slipin family protein — protein sequence MPVVIALAVVALLWLLTGVRVVQQYERGVVFRLGRVRQQVRGPGLTLLVPVLDRMRKVNVQVVTMPVPAQEGITKDNVTVRVDAVLYFRVNEPIRATVDVQNYQFAMLQVAQTSLRSIIGKSELDDLLSGREQLHRGLELMLESPAVGWGVHIDRVEIKDVALPDSMKRSMARQAEADRERRARIITADGEFQAAGKLAEAAQRMSETPAAMQLRLLQTVVEVAAEKNSTLVLPFPVELLRFFEAQTERLTREE from the coding sequence ATGCCCGTCGTCATAGCCCTGGCCGTGGTCGCCCTGCTCTGGCTCCTCACCGGTGTGCGTGTTGTGCAGCAGTACGAGCGCGGGGTGGTGTTCCGGCTCGGGCGGGTGCGTCAGCAGGTGCGGGGGCCGGGGTTGACGTTGCTGGTGCCGGTGCTGGACCGGATGCGCAAGGTGAACGTCCAGGTGGTCACCATGCCGGTGCCCGCGCAGGAGGGGATCACCAAGGACAATGTGACGGTCCGGGTGGACGCGGTGTTGTACTTCCGGGTCAATGAGCCGATCCGGGCCACCGTGGACGTGCAGAACTACCAGTTCGCGATGTTGCAGGTGGCGCAGACCTCGCTGCGCTCGATCATCGGCAAGAGCGAGCTGGACGACCTGCTCTCCGGGCGCGAGCAGCTCCACCGGGGGCTCGAACTGATGCTGGAGAGCCCGGCGGTGGGCTGGGGCGTGCACATCGACCGGGTGGAGATCAAGGACGTCGCGCTCCCCGACTCGATGAAGCGCTCGATGGCCCGGCAGGCGGAGGCCGATCGGGAGCGGCGGGCCCGGATCATCACGGCCGACGGCGAGTTCCAGGCCGCCGGCAAGCTGGCCGAGGCGGCGCAGCGGATGTCCGAGACGCCGGCCGCGATGCAGCTGCGGCTGCTGCAGACCGTGGTGGAGGTGGCGGCCGAGAAGAACTCCACGCTGGTGCTGCCGTTCCCGGTCGAGCTGTTGCGCTTCTTCGAGGCGCAGACCGAGCGCCTCACTCGGGAGGAGTAG
- the mscL gene encoding large conductance mechanosensitive channel protein MscL has translation MFKGFRSFLLRGNVVDLAVGIVIGAAFTAVVTGFVTAFLTPLVGVAMGAVGDFTKEAFEVGGTAFPYGAFLNALISFVLISAVIYFAVVLPVGKLQEKFEAPKAEPAKVDCPQCLSRIPAAAVRCSYCTSEVAGTPGFPAQAMQRG, from the coding sequence GTGTTCAAGGGCTTTCGCAGCTTCCTGCTGCGCGGAAACGTTGTCGACCTGGCGGTCGGTATCGTCATCGGTGCGGCCTTCACCGCCGTGGTCACCGGCTTCGTCACGGCGTTCCTGACGCCGCTGGTCGGGGTCGCCATGGGGGCGGTGGGGGACTTCACCAAGGAGGCCTTCGAGGTCGGCGGCACGGCGTTCCCGTACGGCGCGTTCCTGAACGCGTTGATCAGCTTCGTGCTGATCAGCGCGGTGATCTACTTCGCGGTGGTGCTGCCGGTCGGCAAGCTGCAGGAGAAGTTCGAGGCGCCGAAGGCCGAGCCGGCCAAGGTGGACTGCCCGCAGTGCCTCAGCCGGATTCCGGCCGCGGCCGTGCGCTGCTCGTACTGCACCTCCGAGGTGGCCGGCACGCCGGGCTTTCCTGCTCAGGCCATGCAGCGCGGCTGA
- a CDS encoding DUF6643 family protein translates to MTSPRPYDGVGYYPPSFSSGTPIYDMLVAERGVPQIAPINVPAALPPAPMPSPSYGSAMESTSLLPALPPARLALGPGTSSGYQSAQPVPGYGGQPYVPGPRVPGQPVPPGYPQPAAPQPWDQQPGAFRPGQGAPAPMAPVRPMPPQPFFQQQGTPPHGFPQPQFGQQQPQQSPQPPAAQPQFGQSQFGQQQFGPGQFGQQQQQPYPGQVY, encoded by the coding sequence ATGACCTCGCCCCGCCCCTACGACGGAGTTGGTTACTACCCTCCGTCCTTCTCGTCGGGCACGCCCATCTACGACATGCTGGTCGCAGAGCGCGGAGTCCCGCAGATCGCGCCGATCAACGTGCCGGCCGCCCTGCCGCCGGCCCCCATGCCGTCGCCGTCCTACGGGTCGGCGATGGAATCGACCAGCCTGCTGCCCGCGCTGCCGCCCGCCCGGCTCGCGCTCGGCCCGGGCACCAGCAGCGGCTACCAGTCGGCGCAGCCCGTCCCCGGGTACGGCGGCCAGCCGTACGTCCCGGGTCCGCGGGTGCCCGGCCAGCCGGTACCGCCCGGCTATCCGCAGCCGGCCGCGCCGCAGCCCTGGGACCAACAGCCCGGCGCCTTCCGGCCGGGCCAGGGTGCACCCGCACCGATGGCCCCGGTGCGCCCGATGCCGCCGCAGCCGTTCTTCCAGCAGCAGGGCACCCCGCCGCACGGCTTCCCGCAGCCGCAGTTCGGGCAGCAGCAGCCGCAGCAGAGCCCGCAGCCGCCCGCCGCCCAGCCGCAGTTCGGCCAGAGCCAGTTCGGACAGCAGCAGTTCGGGCCCGGGCAGTTCGGACAGCAGCAGCAACAGCCCTACCCGGGGCAGGTCTACTGA
- a CDS encoding MOSC domain-containing protein, with product MPLLTGLHRYPVKSMYRQNPRQAVVEPWGLSGDRRWMLARATGRAVTQREIAALGQFRTDLDEDGALQITSPGGEQLRVPAPSAAEGAVDTQGDVFGSLFAAVEAEEKAQLWFRERLGESDLRLLHLADPRARRIAPDFSEPGETVSMADGFPLLAASTASLAALNEWLTEADTPAVPMERFRPNLVIDGTEPWEEDGWRRVRIGELTFRAVKLCGRCVVTTTDQETGERTGAEPLRTLAKLRRFDKKAAFGVNLVPERPEGVTGDELGTLRLGDQVTVRARGERLPAA from the coding sequence ATGCCGCTTCTCACCGGACTTCACCGATACCCCGTCAAGTCGATGTACCGGCAGAACCCGCGGCAGGCCGTGGTGGAACCCTGGGGTCTGAGCGGGGACCGGCGCTGGATGCTGGCCCGGGCCACCGGCCGGGCGGTCACCCAGCGCGAGATCGCCGCGCTCGGCCAGTTCCGCACCGACCTGGACGAGGACGGCGCACTGCAGATCACCTCCCCCGGCGGCGAGCAGCTGCGGGTGCCCGCGCCGAGCGCCGCCGAGGGCGCCGTCGACACCCAGGGCGATGTCTTCGGCAGCCTGTTCGCCGCCGTCGAGGCCGAGGAGAAGGCCCAACTCTGGTTCCGCGAGCGGCTCGGCGAGAGCGACCTGCGGCTGCTGCACCTGGCCGACCCGCGGGCCCGGCGGATCGCGCCCGACTTCAGCGAGCCGGGCGAGACGGTGAGCATGGCCGACGGCTTCCCGCTGCTGGCCGCCAGCACCGCCTCGCTGGCCGCGCTCAACGAGTGGCTCACCGAGGCCGACACCCCGGCGGTGCCGATGGAGCGGTTCCGCCCGAACCTGGTGATCGACGGCACCGAGCCCTGGGAGGAGGACGGCTGGCGGCGGGTCAGGATCGGCGAGCTGACCTTCCGGGCCGTCAAGCTGTGCGGCCGCTGCGTGGTGACCACCACCGACCAGGAGACCGGCGAGCGCACCGGCGCCGAGCCGCTGCGCACCCTGGCCAAGCTGCGGCGCTTCGACAAGAAGGCGGCGTTCGGCGTCAACCTGGTACCCGAGCGACCCGAGGGGGTGACCGGCGACGAGCTGGGCACCCTCCGGCTGGGCGACCAGGTCACCGTGCGGGCCCGCGGCGAGCGGCTCCCCGCCGCATAG